From Triticum aestivum cultivar Chinese Spring chromosome 4A, IWGSC CS RefSeq v2.1, whole genome shotgun sequence, a single genomic window includes:
- the LOC606392 gene encoding phytosulfokine receptor 2, protein MAKSWLLLFCLAFLLPAASATCHPDDLRALRGLARNLRGGGAAHLHSVWSGASCCDWEGVGCHGASGRVTALRLHGHGLAGPIPGASLAGLIRLEELFLGSNSFAGTLPDELFSLAGLQRLSLASNNLAGQLSSRLSDLINLTLLDLSINHFSGHLPDNVFRDLMSLEHLVAHSNGFSGSLPPSLSSLSSLRELNLRNNSLSGPISHVNFSGMPLLASVDLSTNYLNGLLPVSLADCGELRSLSLANNRLVGTIPSWIGELDHLHYLDLSNNSMIGKVPKSSTRLKGLATVVGHSPGMAFTNMPLYEKRNRRILGQQPNVISGSRNTIRSGTNNVLSGNDNTVISGNDNVVTGSNNVVSGSGNVVTERNHVVSGSDNVVSGRNNVVTGSNNVVSGRNHVVSGNNKVVTGG, encoded by the coding sequence ATGGCGAAATCCTGGCTGCTGCTGTTCTGCTTGGCGTTTCTCTTGCCGGCGGCAAGCGCGACGTGCCACCCCGACGACCTACGTGCGCTGCGGGGCTTGGCCCGGAACCTTAGGGGCGGTGGCGCCGCCCACCTCCACAGCGTGTGGTCTGGCGCCTCGTGCTGCGATTGGGAAGGTGTGGGCTGCCATGGTGCCAGCGGCCGCGTCACGGCTCTGCGGCTCCATGGTCACGGCCTCGCGGGGCCCATCCCAGGAGCCTCCCTTGCGGGCCTCATAAGGTTGGAGGAGCTCTTCCTTGGCTCCAACTCTTTCGCGGGCACCCTTCCCGACGAGCTCTTCAGCCTTGCTGGGCTGCAGAGGCTCTCCCTCGCATCCAACAACCTCGCCGGTCAACTGAGCTCGCGCCTCAGCGACCTCATAAACCTCACCTTGCTGGATTTGTCCATCAACCACTTCTCCGGCCACCTCCCTGACAACGTGTTCCGTGACCTCATGTCGCTCGAGCATTTGGTTGCACACTCCAATGGCTTCTCCGGATCACTGCCACCGTCCCTGTCATCACTGTCATCTCTCCGTGAGCTTAACCTCCGGAATAACTCTCTGTCTGGTCCGATTTCTCATGTCAACTTCTCTGGCATGCCGCTTCTTGCTTCGGTTGACTTGAGCACAAACTACCTGAATGGGTTGCTGCCAGTTAGCCTCGCCGACTGCGGCGAGCTAAGGTCGCTCAGCCTTGCCAACAACAGATTGGTCGGCACCATCCCGTCGTGGATTGGTGAGCTTGACCACCTTCACTACTTGGATCTCTCAAATAATTCAATGATTGGCAAGGTACCGAAGAGTTCGACACGACTCAAGGGCCTCGCCACCGTTGTGGGGCATTCACCGGGTATGGCTTTCACTAACATGCCCTTGTACGAGAAGCGTAACAGACGCATTCTCGGCCAACAACCAAATGTCATATCTGGAAGCCGCAACACTATCAGATCTGGGACCAACAATGTTCTATCTGGGAATGACAACACTGTCATATCCGGGAATGACAATGTTGTAACTGGGAGTAACAATGTCGTATCTGGTAGTGGCAATGTCGTGACTGAGAGAAACCATGTTGTTTCTGGGAGCGACAATGTCGTATCCGGGAGGAACAATGTCGTAACTGGGAGCAATAATGTTGTATCTGGGAGAAACCATGTCGTATCTGGGAATAACAAAGTCGTAACTGGAGGTTAG